A genomic stretch from Roseiconus lacunae includes:
- a CDS encoding outer membrane protein assembly factor BamB family protein: MPKPILSLLLLTLIAAPNAYSQTPTFPETDWPWWRGQTRQGVAFAAKSPPTRWSEEDGVAWKTPIPGRGHGAPILLGDQIFLITADESRRVQSLLCLDRNSGKQLWETVVHQGEFYNVGKREANQKSSWASSTPATDGKRVFVNFYCDKAVYTSAVALDGELLWQQRLCDYEIHQGYGSSPAIHQDLVISSADNKLGGVVAAMERETGEFVWKHQRPELPNYPSPIILNVAGKDQVIMTGCDLVTSLNPRTGEVNWEIEGATTECVTSTVTDGTHVFTSGGYPKNHVSAVVADGSGKIAWEVNTRNYVPSMLEKDGYLYMSLDAGVATCVDAKTGETMWKSRLGGTFTASPVLAGGMIYATNEEGETFIFKADPDKFELIAENKLNGTTFATPVICDGKIYLRVAKAGDGQTQDYLYCIGPSTASP; encoded by the coding sequence ATGCCCAAGCCAATCCTATCGCTGCTGCTGCTGACGCTGATCGCCGCACCGAACGCGTATTCGCAAACTCCGACATTCCCGGAAACCGATTGGCCTTGGTGGCGTGGTCAGACACGACAGGGCGTTGCCTTCGCGGCGAAGTCACCACCGACTCGGTGGAGTGAAGAGGACGGCGTGGCTTGGAAAACGCCGATTCCGGGACGCGGACACGGCGCCCCAATCTTGCTCGGCGACCAGATCTTCTTGATCACCGCCGACGAATCACGACGTGTTCAATCCTTGCTCTGCTTAGACCGCAACAGCGGAAAACAACTTTGGGAAACCGTCGTTCATCAAGGCGAGTTTTACAACGTCGGCAAGCGTGAAGCGAATCAAAAATCGTCGTGGGCTTCATCGACACCGGCGACCGATGGCAAACGCGTGTTCGTCAACTTTTATTGTGACAAAGCAGTTTACACCAGCGCCGTGGCGCTCGACGGCGAGCTGCTGTGGCAACAACGACTTTGTGATTACGAAATCCATCAAGGTTATGGATCGTCACCAGCAATCCACCAAGACCTAGTCATCAGCTCGGCCGACAACAAGCTTGGCGGTGTGGTCGCGGCGATGGAACGCGAAACGGGGGAGTTCGTTTGGAAGCACCAGCGCCCGGAGCTGCCAAACTATCCTTCGCCCATCATCCTGAATGTCGCCGGCAAGGACCAGGTGATCATGACCGGATGCGACTTGGTGACCAGCTTGAACCCACGTACCGGCGAGGTGAACTGGGAAATCGAAGGTGCGACGACAGAGTGCGTGACATCGACGGTGACCGATGGGACCCATGTTTTCACCAGCGGCGGCTATCCCAAAAACCATGTCTCGGCGGTCGTCGCCGATGGATCGGGAAAAATCGCTTGGGAAGTCAACACACGCAACTATGTGCCTTCGATGTTGGAGAAAGATGGCTACCTATACATGTCGCTCGATGCCGGTGTCGCGACCTGTGTCGATGCCAAGACCGGCGAAACGATGTGGAAGAGCCGCCTCGGCGGCACCTTCACCGCGTCGCCCGTGCTGGCCGGCGGAATGATCTATGCGACCAATGAAGAAGGCGAAACCTTCATTTTCAAAGCGGACCCAGACAAGTTTGAACTGATCGCAGAAAACAAATTGAATGGCACCACATTCGCTACGCCGGTGATCTGCGACGGAAAAATTTACCTTCGCGTGGCTAAGGCTGGCGATGGACAGACGCAGGATTATCTGTACTGCATCGGACCATCAACCGCATCGCCCTAA
- a CDS encoding efflux RND transporter permease subunit: protein MRLPHFFIDRPIFATVLSTLIVLVGAISYFQLPVGQYPEVALPTVTVQASYPGATADTISKTVATPLEQEINGVDNMLYMESQATADGSLQITVTFALGTDVDEAQVLVQNRVSIAEPRLPQEVRQIGVTTRKSSPDLMLVVHLFSPDDSRDQLYIGNYAYLQIRDQLARLDGVGDIQVFGATEYSMRVWLDVDRLAALDMTAGDAVAAMRGQNIQVAAGVVGQQPIEPANAFQVNVNTQGRLQTPEEFGDIILKSGDDGRIVRLSDVARVELGAVDYSVRSYLKEKNAVALAMFQRPGSNAIETADGILSKMNELSKSFPPGLKHQVIYNPTAFVEQSISEVFTTLWQAGLLVVLTVFIFLQNWRSTIIPVIAIPISLVGTFALMQAIGFSLNNLSLFGLVLAIGVVVDDAIVVVENVERLIAEGMSPREATRKAMDEVGSALIATTLVLIAVFVPTAFLPGISGQFYRQFAITIAVSTAISTFVSLTLTPAMCALLLRSHDLPKNKLGRLIDRVLGWPFRLFNRSFSFAENAYAGTISRIIRVSALMLIVYVGLLGLTYVGFRQVPGGFIPAQDQGYLIIAIQGPPGANLERTDEVTRLATELALEVDGVEDAVSFVGFSGATRARSSNASAIFPVLEDAKERAKRGRTMDVVLADMRKKISAIDEALVFAIQPPPVRGIGTGGGFKFQVQDKSGAGLDALQEATNKLVAEAQKEPGLVQVFTNFSSGTPQLYADIDRTKVRMMNVPMENVFEALQVYLGSAYINDFNFLGRTYRVTAQADAQFRDEESDIVKLKTRSADGSVVPLGSLVTMRSTTAPDRVVRYNLFPAADINGDTAPGFSSGQAIKRMEQLADEHLPPGFGYEWTDIAYQQKAAGNTALYIFPLCVLFVFLALSAQYESWLLPLAVILIVPMCLLCAIYGVWFRGMDNNILTQIGFVVLVGLACKNAILIVEFAKAEEDKGKDRFAAAVEACRLRLRPILMTAFSFILGVIPLVIATGAGAEMRQALGTAVFSGMLGVTLFGLFFTPVFYVVLRRFAKATTQLTLPEQTTVQSTSPGAPTTNDEVAAKANQTELGEQAKKPSVEEPSSDDPQPKPSGTDESEAKDQK, encoded by the coding sequence ATGAGGCTCCCTCATTTCTTCATCGACCGGCCCATTTTCGCGACGGTCCTCTCGACGCTGATCGTATTGGTTGGGGCCATCAGCTACTTTCAGCTCCCCGTCGGCCAGTATCCCGAGGTGGCGTTGCCGACCGTAACGGTCCAGGCCAGCTATCCCGGGGCCACGGCGGATACGATTTCTAAGACCGTTGCGACGCCTCTCGAACAAGAGATTAACGGCGTCGACAACATGTTGTACATGGAATCGCAAGCGACCGCGGATGGGTCCCTTCAGATCACCGTGACGTTTGCGTTGGGCACTGATGTCGACGAGGCACAAGTGTTGGTCCAAAACCGTGTCTCGATCGCCGAACCGCGGTTGCCTCAAGAGGTCCGTCAGATCGGTGTGACGACCCGGAAAAGTTCTCCCGACCTGATGCTGGTCGTCCACCTGTTTTCGCCCGATGATTCCCGCGACCAGCTTTACATCGGTAACTATGCCTACTTGCAGATACGTGATCAGCTCGCACGTCTGGATGGTGTCGGCGATATCCAGGTCTTCGGTGCGACCGAGTACAGCATGCGTGTTTGGCTAGATGTCGATCGGCTGGCCGCGTTGGACATGACGGCCGGTGATGCCGTCGCTGCGATGCGTGGTCAGAACATCCAAGTTGCCGCCGGTGTTGTCGGGCAGCAACCGATCGAACCGGCCAACGCTTTCCAGGTGAACGTCAACACTCAGGGGCGGTTGCAAACCCCGGAGGAATTCGGCGACATCATTCTGAAATCCGGTGATGACGGGAGAATCGTCCGATTGAGCGACGTCGCCCGCGTCGAACTCGGCGCCGTTGACTACTCTGTGCGCAGTTACCTCAAGGAAAAAAATGCAGTCGCGTTGGCGATGTTCCAACGCCCCGGTTCGAACGCGATCGAGACCGCCGATGGGATCTTGAGCAAGATGAACGAACTCAGCAAGAGTTTCCCTCCCGGCCTGAAGCATCAAGTCATTTACAACCCGACGGCTTTCGTCGAGCAATCGATCTCCGAAGTCTTTACGACGCTCTGGCAAGCAGGCTTGCTGGTTGTGTTGACCGTATTCATTTTTTTGCAGAACTGGCGATCGACGATCATTCCCGTCATCGCAATCCCGATTTCGCTGGTTGGTACCTTTGCCCTGATGCAAGCGATCGGTTTTAGTTTGAATAACCTGTCGCTGTTCGGACTGGTGCTCGCGATCGGTGTCGTCGTCGATGATGCGATCGTGGTGGTCGAAAATGTTGAGCGTTTGATCGCCGAAGGTATGTCGCCCCGCGAGGCAACTCGCAAGGCGATGGATGAAGTCGGTTCGGCACTGATCGCGACGACCTTGGTGTTGATCGCGGTGTTCGTGCCGACGGCATTCTTGCCGGGAATTAGCGGACAGTTTTATCGGCAATTCGCGATTACGATTGCGGTATCGACTGCGATTTCGACGTTCGTTTCGCTGACGTTGACACCAGCCATGTGTGCGTTGTTGCTGCGATCACATGATTTGCCAAAGAACAAACTCGGACGATTGATTGACCGAGTTTTGGGCTGGCCGTTTCGATTGTTTAATCGATCGTTTTCGTTCGCAGAAAATGCCTATGCGGGAACGATTTCACGAATCATCCGCGTCAGTGCGTTGATGTTGATCGTCTATGTCGGCTTGCTCGGTTTGACCTACGTCGGTTTCCGGCAAGTCCCGGGAGGCTTCATCCCCGCACAAGATCAAGGGTATTTGATCATCGCGATCCAGGGGCCGCCGGGGGCCAATTTGGAGCGGACCGATGAAGTGACACGACTGGCGACCGAGCTTGCCCTCGAAGTCGACGGGGTCGAAGACGCCGTTTCGTTCGTCGGCTTTTCCGGAGCCACGCGTGCGCGTAGTTCGAACGCGTCGGCGATCTTCCCGGTCCTGGAGGATGCAAAAGAACGAGCGAAACGCGGGCGGACGATGGATGTCGTCCTAGCTGATATGCGGAAGAAAATTAGCGCGATCGACGAGGCATTGGTCTTCGCGATCCAACCCCCGCCGGTTCGAGGAATCGGCACCGGAGGTGGTTTCAAGTTTCAGGTCCAGGATAAATCCGGCGCCGGACTGGATGCCCTCCAAGAAGCGACGAATAAGCTCGTAGCCGAAGCACAAAAAGAACCGGGGCTGGTTCAAGTGTTTACGAACTTCAGTTCCGGGACACCCCAGTTGTATGCCGATATCGATCGGACCAAGGTTCGCATGATGAACGTTCCGATGGAGAATGTCTTCGAAGCGTTACAGGTTTATCTGGGATCTGCCTACATCAATGACTTTAATTTCCTCGGTCGGACTTATCGGGTGACCGCCCAGGCGGATGCTCAGTTTCGCGACGAAGAATCCGACATCGTGAAGCTAAAGACACGAAGTGCCGATGGTTCGGTCGTACCGCTCGGTTCACTGGTCACCATGCGAAGCACGACCGCCCCCGATCGGGTCGTGCGTTACAACCTCTTCCCCGCCGCGGATATCAACGGCGATACCGCACCGGGATTCAGTAGTGGCCAAGCGATCAAGCGGATGGAACAATTGGCCGATGAGCATTTGCCACCAGGGTTTGGATACGAATGGACTGATATCGCTTATCAACAGAAAGCAGCGGGTAACACGGCGCTCTATATCTTTCCGCTTTGTGTCTTGTTTGTTTTTCTCGCCCTGTCAGCCCAGTACGAAAGCTGGCTTCTGCCACTGGCGGTGATCTTGATCGTTCCGATGTGTTTGCTCTGTGCGATCTACGGCGTCTGGTTTCGCGGGATGGACAACAACATCCTGACTCAGATCGGATTTGTCGTTCTGGTAGGGTTGGCGTGCAAGAATGCGATTTTGATCGTCGAATTTGCCAAAGCGGAAGAGGACAAAGGCAAAGACAGGTTTGCCGCAGCGGTCGAAGCCTGCCGATTGCGATTGCGCCCGATCTTGATGACGGCGTTCTCGTTCATCCTGGGCGTGATTCCTCTGGTGATCGCTACCGGGGCCGGTGCAGAAATGCGGCAAGCTTTGGGGACCGCCGTTTTTAGCGGGATGTTGGGAGTCACCTTGTTCGGATTGTTCTTCACCCCGGTTTTCTATGTCGTACTTCGTCGATTTGCGAAGGCGACGACGCAACTTACGCTGCCCGAACAGACCACGGTCCAGTCGACCAGTCCTGGGGCACCTACGACGAATGACGAGGTCGCTGCCAAGGCAAACCAGACCGAGCTTGGTGAGCAAGCGAAGAAACCGTCGGTCGAGGAACCGAGTTCCGACGATCCGCAACCGAAACCTTCGGGGACGGATGAATCGGAAGCGAAGGACCAGAAGTAA
- a CDS encoding PH domain-containing protein, with translation MCKTAVEINEHYIGETIDCPSCKRPFEVTPPQALPIGIDSTDSGEPGSRAVSSEDVVGAESVEMVIHPVVFRRHFVGSMIAVVGCLVAIIGIAFALSGRPIGGLHSTVLLVTSGVVFLVAAFFLTKWYLQSRFQSLSLTNQRLVYTEGILHRRSSEVRHGDVRNVQVSQSLFERAFAFGDIAISSAGQDDMELIVNDIPRPQEVVNFIREHQ, from the coding sequence ATGTGCAAGACGGCCGTCGAAATCAATGAGCACTACATTGGTGAAACCATTGATTGTCCATCTTGTAAACGTCCTTTCGAGGTCACGCCGCCGCAGGCACTGCCGATCGGCATCGATTCGACAGACAGCGGCGAGCCAGGCTCGCGGGCGGTCTCTAGCGAGGATGTCGTTGGTGCCGAGTCGGTCGAGATGGTGATCCATCCTGTCGTATTTCGACGGCATTTCGTTGGCAGCATGATTGCCGTTGTCGGCTGTCTTGTTGCAATCATTGGGATTGCATTCGCTTTATCTGGGCGACCAATTGGCGGTCTGCACTCGACAGTCTTACTGGTGACGAGCGGGGTCGTCTTTCTGGTCGCCGCATTTTTCCTGACAAAGTGGTATTTGCAAAGCCGGTTTCAATCGCTGAGCTTAACGAACCAGAGGTTGGTATACACCGAGGGAATTCTTCATCGCCGTTCGAGCGAAGTGCGGCACGGTGATGTTCGAAACGTTCAGGTCAGTCAGAGCTTGTTCGAGCGAGCATTCGCATTTGGTGACATCGCGATTTCGAGCGCGGGGCAAGACGACATGGAACTGATCGTCAATGACATCCCCCGCCCGCAGGAGGTCGTCAATTTCATTCGTGAGCATCAGTAA
- the serS gene encoding serine--tRNA ligase: MLDRKFILQNPDLVRDNCEKRGVPCDIDQLVTLESQRMEQLQLAQELNRQANEVSKSIKSASTDERPKIIERGRELRQQKDDAQAKCDEHEAAILEIQKQIPNLTHPDVPAGGEDDAKELAFGKTPKPEFDFTPLDHLQLGEKHDLFDFEGGARVAGAGFYFLRNAAVRLDLALQQFAVSYLSGKGFTPVSTPDLALTEVLQGTGFNPRGPETQIYSIENTELNLVATAEITLGGMMSGQTVLDQELPLKLCGLSHCFRTEAGAAGRASKGLYRVHQFTKVEMFAFTLPEQSDAIHEEMRELECEIFDALEVPYRVIDTASGDLGGPAYRKYDLEAWMPGRGEVGAWGEVTSTSNCTDYQSRRLNVRYKTAGEKGTKFVHTLNGTAIATGRAMIAVLENHQRADGSIAVPKALQPWMGCEVIEAA; this comes from the coding sequence ATGCTCGATCGCAAGTTCATCCTGCAAAATCCCGACTTGGTTCGCGACAACTGCGAGAAACGTGGCGTCCCCTGCGATATCGATCAGCTCGTCACGCTCGAATCACAGCGGATGGAGCAATTGCAATTGGCTCAGGAGCTCAACCGACAAGCCAACGAGGTGAGCAAGTCGATCAAAAGCGCCAGCACCGACGAACGCCCAAAAATCATCGAGCGTGGACGGGAACTTCGTCAACAAAAAGACGACGCGCAAGCGAAGTGCGACGAGCACGAAGCGGCGATTCTCGAAATCCAAAAGCAAATCCCCAACCTCACCCATCCTGACGTCCCTGCCGGTGGTGAGGACGACGCCAAGGAACTCGCGTTCGGCAAGACACCCAAGCCCGAGTTCGATTTCACACCGCTGGATCACTTGCAACTCGGCGAGAAGCACGACTTGTTCGATTTCGAAGGTGGGGCGCGCGTCGCCGGCGCGGGCTTTTACTTCTTACGCAACGCCGCCGTCCGTTTGGACCTGGCGCTGCAGCAGTTCGCCGTCTCGTACCTTTCCGGCAAAGGCTTCACCCCGGTCTCGACCCCCGACTTGGCACTTACGGAAGTGCTGCAAGGCACCGGTTTCAATCCCCGTGGCCCCGAAACACAAATCTACAGCATCGAAAACACCGAACTGAATCTGGTCGCAACCGCCGAAATCACCTTGGGTGGGATGATGAGCGGCCAAACGGTTCTCGATCAAGAATTGCCGCTCAAACTTTGCGGTCTTAGCCATTGCTTCCGGACCGAAGCCGGTGCGGCGGGACGCGCGTCCAAGGGCTTGTACCGCGTGCACCAATTCACCAAAGTCGAGATGTTCGCGTTCACGTTGCCCGAACAAAGCGACGCGATCCATGAAGAGATGCGTGAATTGGAATGCGAAATCTTTGACGCCCTGGAAGTTCCCTACCGCGTGATCGATACGGCAAGTGGTGATTTGGGCGGCCCCGCCTATCGCAAGTACGACCTCGAAGCCTGGATGCCGGGCCGTGGCGAGGTCGGTGCTTGGGGCGAAGTGACCAGCACCAGCAACTGCACTGACTATCAATCACGGCGTCTGAACGTGCGTTACAAGACCGCCGGTGAAAAGGGCACCAAGTTCGTTCATACGTTAAACGGTACCGCCATCGCCACCGGCCGAGCGATGATCGCCGTGCTGGAAAATCACCAACGTGCCGATGGTTCGATTGCCGTTCCCAAGGCGCTCCAGCCCTGGATGGGATGCGAAGTAATCGAAGCCGCGTAA
- a CDS encoding efflux RND transporter periplasmic adaptor subunit has protein sequence MTVVAAGCRQEESPPSTDPSAEVPATPVSVAKPVMMPIVEWDEYTGRFDAIDSVEIRSRVGGYLQSTHFEEGHMVNAGDLLAIIDPRPFRAEVNAAKARLQEAKAGLKEAESVLQQTVAEKADTEAQLSLATSRLNRANQLAEQRAISDEEVEVRRSETLQATAALEASNAKIESARAAIATSTAAIETAKANLASAELDLQYTEIRAPITGLISRRLVTEGNLISGGSEMSTLLTTIVSVSPIHIYFDANEQEFLKYVRLANAGKRESSRNVKNPVFVSLIDEQGYPHQGHMDFVDNRIDPNTGTMRGRAILKNEQGLLTPGLFAKVRLPGSGRYDAIMIPDSAVISDQSQKYVYVVGPDETIVRKNIELGAMSHGLRIVRDGLEGDERIVTSGLQRIFDGVKVAATEQTLQPKTSSLPDSYSPVPEDQWLTRAPADAPIGVKSNDTFYDEPLAMDSAANKLPRSNP, from the coding sequence ATGACAGTCGTCGCGGCAGGATGCCGTCAGGAGGAGTCTCCTCCGTCAACAGATCCCTCTGCCGAAGTTCCGGCAACCCCCGTTTCGGTCGCCAAGCCGGTGATGATGCCGATCGTCGAGTGGGATGAATACACCGGCCGATTTGATGCGATCGATTCAGTCGAAATTCGTTCGCGGGTGGGTGGTTATCTGCAATCAACTCACTTCGAAGAAGGGCACATGGTCAATGCGGGTGATCTGTTGGCGATCATCGACCCACGGCCGTTTCGAGCCGAGGTCAATGCGGCGAAGGCGCGGTTGCAAGAAGCGAAAGCTGGTTTGAAGGAAGCCGAGTCGGTGCTGCAGCAAACGGTTGCTGAAAAAGCGGACACCGAGGCACAGCTTTCGCTGGCGACGTCGCGCTTAAACCGAGCGAATCAACTGGCCGAGCAAAGAGCGATTTCGGACGAAGAAGTGGAAGTACGTCGTAGTGAGACTCTGCAAGCGACCGCCGCTTTGGAAGCCTCCAACGCAAAAATTGAGTCAGCTCGTGCCGCGATCGCGACGTCAACGGCCGCGATCGAGACCGCAAAAGCCAACTTGGCCTCTGCCGAATTAGACTTGCAGTACACCGAGATTCGCGCACCGATCACGGGATTGATCAGTCGTCGCCTGGTCACCGAAGGCAACTTGATTAGCGGCGGAAGCGAAATGTCGACACTACTGACGACGATCGTTTCAGTGTCGCCGATCCATATTTACTTCGATGCGAACGAGCAAGAGTTTTTGAAGTACGTTCGCCTAGCCAACGCCGGCAAGCGAGAGAGTTCGAGGAACGTCAAGAATCCAGTCTTTGTTTCGTTGATCGACGAGCAGGGATATCCGCACCAAGGGCACATGGACTTTGTTGACAACCGCATCGATCCCAACACCGGAACGATGCGCGGCCGGGCGATCCTGAAAAACGAGCAGGGATTATTAACACCTGGTCTGTTTGCAAAGGTTCGTTTGCCCGGTAGTGGCCGCTATGACGCGATCATGATTCCCGACAGTGCGGTCATCAGCGATCAATCGCAAAAGTATGTTTATGTGGTCGGCCCGGATGAAACCATTGTCAGAAAGAACATTGAACTTGGGGCGATGTCACACGGCTTGCGGATCGTGCGCGATGGCTTGGAGGGAGACGAGCGAATCGTGACGAGCGGTTTGCAGCGGATCTTCGATGGGGTCAAGGTCGCCGCCACGGAGCAGACCTTACAGCCGAAAACCAGCTCTCTACCGGACTCCTACTCGCCTGTTCCTGAAGACCAATGGTTGACCCGCGCCCCGGCCGACGCTCCGATTGGTGTGAAGTCGAACGACACGTTTTACGACGAACCTTTGGCGATGGACTCGGCAGCGAATAAACTGCCAAGGAGCAATCCATGA
- a CDS encoding dipeptidase: MSNDEAFHDLLALLQSNSQQSLDDLVEWLRIPSVSSDSGKIAEVRRAGDWVYEKFSAAGLQTRIIETEGHPFVFAETPAVDGQPIVLVYGHYDVQPAEPLEDWISGPFDPTVRDGNLYARGATDDKGQALTHIQSVCQWLAAGNPLPLQIKFLIEGEEEVGSGNLERLLPELADELACDCVVISDSGQYANGQPAITYGLRGIATYELHVQGPSQDLHSGSFGGAVMNPAIALCKMIDSIVNGDGVIQIPGYYDAVQPLSDSERQQWRQLPQTDEAFAAGVGVNELFGEKGYSTDERRWARPTFDVNGLTSGHQGEGVKTIIPAEASAKLSFRLVPDQDPVKLTEQLEQHLRNHTPPGVTWNLKSDHGAPGMLAATDTPFVDAANVAIEAAFGTKPVMIREGGSIPIVTRFQEVLGCDCLLLGWGLSDDNAHSPNEKFCVADFHRGIEASARLWHEIAKRAQ; encoded by the coding sequence ATGTCCAACGACGAAGCTTTCCACGATCTGCTCGCTCTATTGCAATCGAATTCACAGCAATCCCTTGACGACTTGGTGGAATGGCTGCGGATTCCGAGCGTGAGTAGTGATAGCGGTAAAATCGCCGAGGTTCGCCGCGCCGGTGATTGGGTCTATGAAAAGTTCAGTGCCGCGGGGCTGCAAACACGGATCATCGAAACCGAAGGGCACCCGTTCGTCTTTGCCGAAACCCCCGCCGTGGATGGCCAACCCATCGTGTTGGTTTACGGCCATTATGACGTCCAACCCGCCGAACCCCTGGAGGATTGGATTTCAGGGCCGTTCGACCCGACCGTTCGCGACGGCAACCTTTACGCGCGCGGGGCGACTGACGACAAAGGCCAAGCACTGACGCACATTCAAAGCGTTTGCCAATGGCTCGCCGCGGGTAACCCGCTGCCGCTGCAAATCAAATTTTTGATCGAAGGCGAAGAGGAAGTCGGAAGCGGCAACCTGGAACGATTGCTACCCGAGTTGGCCGACGAGCTGGCTTGCGATTGCGTCGTCATCAGCGACAGCGGTCAATATGCCAACGGGCAACCGGCAATTACCTATGGCTTGCGAGGCATCGCGACCTACGAATTGCATGTTCAGGGACCCAGCCAAGACCTGCACAGTGGCTCGTTCGGTGGTGCGGTGATGAACCCAGCGATCGCTCTCTGCAAAATGATCGACTCCATTGTCAACGGCGACGGTGTGATCCAAATCCCGGGTTACTATGACGCCGTGCAACCGCTCTCCGATTCCGAGCGACAGCAGTGGCGGCAATTGCCACAGACGGACGAAGCATTCGCGGCCGGCGTTGGCGTCAACGAACTCTTCGGCGAAAAAGGCTACTCGACCGACGAACGCCGCTGGGCTCGCCCGACGTTTGATGTCAACGGATTGACCAGCGGCCATCAGGGCGAAGGAGTCAAGACGATTATCCCGGCGGAAGCGTCCGCAAAACTCAGCTTTCGTTTGGTTCCCGATCAAGATCCGGTCAAGCTGACGGAACAACTCGAACAACACCTCCGCAATCACACGCCCCCCGGCGTGACTTGGAACTTGAAATCCGATCACGGCGCTCCCGGAATGCTGGCCGCGACAGACACACCTTTTGTCGATGCGGCCAATGTCGCGATCGAAGCGGCGTTCGGCACCAAACCGGTGATGATTCGCGAAGGTGGCTCGATCCCAATCGTGACCCGATTCCAAGAAGTTCTCGGATGTGATTGCTTGCTGCTCGGCTGGGGGTTGTCCGACGACAACGCCCACAGCCCCAACGAAAAATTCTGCGTCGCGGATTTTCATCGCGGGATCGAAGCCTCCGCTAGGCTCTGGCACGAGATCGCAAAACGGGCACAATAA